Within Rhodospirillaceae bacterium, the genomic segment CTGCGGCGGCAGCGGGCTGATCCGTTCGACCGAATCGACCGCGCTCACGGTCCTGCGCGCCATTGAAGAGGAAGGAACCCGCCAGCGTGCCGAAGAGGTTACGGTCAGTGTGCCGCCCCAGGTCGCCTTCTACATTCTGAACCAGAAGCGCGCCGAATTGACCGCGGTCGAGGAGCGTTACGATTTCCGCATCCTCGTCGAGGCCGACGACACGCTGGTCCCGCCGGATCACCGGATCGAAAAGACCGTTTCCAGGCCCGGCATGGCCGACGAAGAGGAAGCGGAAGCGGCCGAGGAAGCCAACGGCAGGCGCCGGCGGCGGCGCGGCGGGCGCAAGCGGCGCGGCGACGAGGAGCGGACCGACGAAATCGAAGCGGAGGCGCAGACCGGAACCGGCGATACCGAGGACGGCAAGGACGCCGCCGAGGCCGCTGAGGCCCGGACGGAAGACGGCGACGAACCGAAACGGCGCCGGCGCGGCCGGCGCGGGGGCCGGCGGCGGCGCAGCGGCGAGGCGGCCGACGGCGCGGAAGCCGACGGCGCGGAAGCCGCCGGGGCCGACGCAGACGCCGGGGCCGAGGTCGAAACCGACGTCGAGGCCGCCGACGCGCCGGACGTCGATGTGCCCTCGACCGAAACGGAGCCGGGCGGCGCCCCCCCGGCGGGGGGGGCCCCCGCGGCGCCCCCCCCGGGCCCCCCCAAAAGAAAACCCCCCCCCCCCCGGCGGGGCGCGGGGCGCGCCCCCGCCGCCGCGGCCGCCCCCGAAGCCCCCCCGGCCGCCGGGGCCGCCGGGGCCGAAGAAGGAGCCGGGACTACCGATCCTCCCGCGGAGGCGGCCGCTGCTGCGCCGGAGGATGCAGAGTCGGCGCCGGCCGCCGGCCCGGACGAAGCGGCGGCGGAGGAGCCGCCGAAACCGAAGCGGGCGCGCCGCTCGCGCGCCAAAACGGCAGCCGCCAAATCCGATCCGGGCCCGGCCGAAGCGCCGGACTCTTCGCCGGCAGACGGCAATTCGGAGGCGGCCGAACCGGCGGCACCCGTCGCGGCGGGCACGAACGGTTCCGGCGCCAACGGTTCCGGCGCCGATCGGAGCACCGGCGACGCGGACGCGGCGGAAGCACCCGAGTCCGAATCCGGTACGGAACCCGGAGGACCGGACGGTTCGCCGGTCAGGAAACGCCGCGGCTGGTGGAACGTCGGCGGGTAGGCGCCCGACGGCCCCGGGATTGCCCCGGGATTGCCCTGTCGCCGGACGGACGGACGAACCGGCTAGCTCCGCCAGCGCGCCAGCCGTTCCAGCGCCGTTTCGATGTCGGCCGTGGCGGCGCAATAGCTGAACCGCATCTGGGCGTGGCCGCGCGCCGCGTCGAAGTCGACACCCGGCGTGGCGGCGATTCCGGTCTCGCTCAGCATGCGGGCGCAGAAATCCCGGCTGTCGTTGGTGAGGCCGGCAATATCGGCATAAAGATAGAAGGCGCCGTCGGCCGGCGCGAGGCGATCGAAGCCGACAGCCGGCAGCCCGTCGAGCAGCAGCGCCCTGTTGCGGCGGTACACCGCGACGTTCGCTTCGCATTCCTCATGGCAATCGAAGGCGGCGACGGCGGCGCGCTGGCTGAGCGTGGGCGGCGAAATGAACAGGTTCTGCGCCAGGCATTCGACCGCCCGGACGAGGTCCGGCGGCACGATCATCCAGCCGAGCCGCCAGCCGGTCATCGAAAAATATTTCGAGAAGCTGTTGATGACGACGGCGTCCGGATCGATCGCGGCTGCGGTCGGCGCCGGGCCGCCATAGGCGATGCCATGGTAAATCTCGTCGGAAATGAAGCGCACCTGACGGGTTGCGCACCAGTCCGAAATCGCCCGGAATTCCTCGCCGCCCAGGACCGTTCCGGTCGGATTGGACGGGCTGGCGACGATCAGGCCGTCGAGCGGCGCTTCGCGATGCGCCGCTTCCAGGAGGGCGGACGTCGGCTGGTAGCGGTCTGCCGCCGACCCTTCCAGTATGACCGGCTCGATGCCGAACGCGCCGAGAATGTTCCGGTAGCAGGGGTAGCCCGGGGCCACGGTCGCAACCCGGTCTCCGGGGTCGAACGCCGAGAGAAAGCTGAGAACGAAACCGCCGGACGATCCCGTTGTCACCGCGATCCGGCCGACGGGCACGTCGACGCCGTACCAGTCCCGATAGTGCCCGGCGATGGCTTCGCGCAGCGCCGGTATGCCGAGGCTGTCGGTATAGCCGAGCGCATCGCCGTCCATCGCCGCTTTCGCCGCTTCGACCACACCGCGGGGAGCGCCGGTGGACGGCTGGCCGACCTCGAGATGAATCACATCTCCGCGAACCGCTTCGCGCTCGTTGGCGGCCCGCATCACATCCATTACGATAAATGGCGAAACCCGGCCGCGGTCCGCGACTTTGATCACTGTGGCGACGCCTCCCGAGGCAAGGGACGGGCGGGAAATTGGCCGCAGGCGAATAACGGGCGCCCCGACCATAGCTTCCGGAGGAGATCCAGACCCCTGCGCCCTACCCGATGATCCGCTCCTTTGCAATCCTGCTGGCCTTCGTCGCCGGAACGGCGCTCCCGGCAACTGCTTCGGCGCGCGGCCTGCCGCTGATCCGCGACGCCGAGATCGAACGCGCCATCCGCGCCTACAGCGCGCCGGTTTTCGCGACGATCGGCTTCGGCGCCGACGACGTGCGGGTCCATATCGTCAACAACCGGCGGCTCAACGCCTTCGTCGCCGGCGGCCGGCATATCTTCGTCAATACCGGCCTGTTGCAGGAGGCCGAAGACGCCGGCATGGTGATCGGCGTCCTCGCACACGAGGCGGGCCATATCGCCGGCCAGCATCTGACCCAGCTGCGCAGCGCGCTCCGCGAGGCCCACATCAAACAGATCCTCACCTTCATCCTGGCGGCCGGAGCGGGCGTCGCCTCGGGCGACGGTCAGGCGGCCGGCGCCGTCGCAAGCCTCGGCAGTTCGATCGTCCACGGTACGCTCTATCGCTTTACGCGCAGCATGGAAAACGAGGCCGATGCGTTCGCGCTGGCGACACTCGACCGGATGGGCGTATCCGCGGGCGGCCTGGCAGCCCTGATGGAACGGCTGATCTCGCAGGAAGCGCTCCTGGGATCGCTGCAGGATCCGTATCTGCGGACCCACCCGTTGACACGGGAGCGCCTGAGCCGGATCCGGCACCACATGCGGCGCTCGCCCCACACGGCGAAACCGACTCCGGCCATATTCCGCAGGATCCACGCCCGGGTGCGGGCCAAACTGACGGGATTTCTTACTCCGCCCGGCACCGTCATTGCGCGGTACGAAGGCAAGGATGGCGCGCCCGAGGCGCGCTATGCGCTCGCAATCGCCTATCATCGCGCCGGACGGCTCGACAGCGCCCTCTCGACGATCGACGGCCTGATCCGCAATGCGCCGCGCGACGCCTTCTTTCACGAGCTCAAGGGACAGATTCTGCTTGAACGGGGGCTGGCGCACCGGGCCTCGCAGGCCTATGCAACGGCGGTCGGCCTCGCGCCCCGCGAAGCCCTGATCCGCAGCGCCTACGCCCATGCCCTGCTGCAGACCGGCGAGCGCGACCGGGTCCAGACGGCGCTTCGCCATCTGGTCGATGCAACCGCCAGGGACAAGACCTTCGCGACCGGCTGGCGGCTGCGGGCTGTGGCGCACGGCCGGCTCGAACAGTTCGGCGAGAGTGCCGCCGCGCTCGCCGAATATTATCTGCTGCTCGGCGACATGGCCCAGGTGCGCCTGCAGGTTCGGCGGGCCGAACGCCTGCTCAAGCCCGGCTCGCCCGGCTGGCGGCGGATCCAGGACATCAAGGGCAGCCGGCTCAACGCCGGCCCCGGCCGCCGCTAGGCGCCGGTTCCGCGGCGCCCGACGCGAAAGAGAGGCCAATCATGGTCAACCGCCCCATTATGCTCAACCGCATCGTATCGTTGGCTGTTGCGATCGCGCTGCCCCTCGGCGCTGCCGTTACGCCGGTTCAGGCCGACACCCGCTTCGACGACAGCGAGAAGCAAGAGATCCGGAAAATCGTCCGGGACTATCTGATCAAAAACCCGGAGGTTATCGTCGAGGCGATTCAGGAAATGCGCCGGCGCGACGAAGCGGCCAAGGAAGCGGCGACCGAGAGGGCCATCGCGGAAAACCGAGATGCCCTGCTGCGCAATGCGGCCGACCCGGTCGGCGGGAACCGGAAGGGCACCGCAACGGTGGTCGAGTTCTTCGACTACAATTGCGGCTGGTGCAAACGGGCCTATCCGCACATGCTGGCCGCCGCCAAGGCGGACGGCAACGTCCGTATCGTCTTCAAGGAATACCCGATTCTCGCCCCGTCTTCCCGGCTCGCGGCGCGCGCGGCGCTGGCCGCGGCGAGACAGGGAAAATACCGGGAGATGCACGACCGGCTGATGCGCCATCGGGGCGCGCTGAACGAAGCGAAGATCATGGCGGTCGCGGCGCAGGCCGGGCTCGACATTCCGAAGCTCAAGGCCGACATGGCGGCGCGCGAAATCGAAGCGGCGATCGACGCCAACCTCCAGCTTGCGGAGCGGCTCGGCATCCGCGGCACGCCGGCCTTCGTCATCGGCGGCAAGGTGATCCCCGGCATGATGCGCGCCCGGCAATATCCTGCCGAACTCGCCCGCGCCCGCAAGGAATGTGGTGCGCGGAACGCGACCGTGTGTTGAACGGATTGCGGACGCTCCGGCGCTTGACAGGGCAGCCGACGGGGGAGCCGGAAGGGCCGCGCCCGGCCGCGCTCAGATCTGGCCGCGGAATGCGTTGGTGATCGGGTAGCGGCGCTCCTTGCCGAACGCCCGGGTGCCTATCTTTACGCCGGGCGGCGCCTGCCGGCGCTTGTATTCGGCCGTATCGAGCATCTTCCAGACCCGGCGCACCGTCTCCAGATCGTGGCCGCGGGCGACGATCTCCTCGGTGCCCATATTCTCCTCGATCAGGCAGTGCAGGATATCGTCCAGGTCGGCATAGGGCGGCAGGGAATCCTCGTCCTTCTGGTCCGGCCGCAGTTCCGCCGAGGGCGGCTTGGTTATCACCCGCTCGGGCACGACCCGGCCGGCCGGGCCGAGCGCGCCGGGCGGGCGCTGCTGGTTGCGCCAGCGGCACAGCCGGAAAACGTCGGTCTTGTAGACATCCTTCAGGACCGAGTAGCCGCCGCACATGTCGCCGTAGAGGGTGGCGTAGCCGACCGACATTTCCGACTTGTTGCCGGTCGACAGCACCATGTGGCCGAACTTGTTGGAGATCGCCATGAGCGCCAGGCCGCGTGAGCGCGCCTGGATATTCTCTTCCGTCTCGTCGGCTTCGCGGCCGTCGAACTGCGGCGCAAGCATGGCCCCGAACGCGTCCATGGCCGGGCCGATATCGATCCTGTCGAGCCGCACGCCGAGCAGCGCCGCCGCCGCGGCAGCGTCTTGCAGGCTTTCTTCGGAGGTGTAGGGCGACGGCATCATCACCGTCCAGACCTTGTCCGGGCCCAGGGCATCGACGGCCACGGCTGCGGAGAGCGCCGAATCGACGCCGCCGGACAGGCCCAGAATCACGCCCGGAAAGCCGTTCTTCCGCACATAGTCGCGCAGGCCCAGGACCATCGCCTGATAGACGGATTGCAGGCCGTCGGGCGGCGGCGTGCGCTCGCCTTCTTCGCAGACCCAGCCGTCGCCGTCGCGCCGCCAGTGCGTCATCGCGACGGTCTCTTCAAAACCGGGCAGCTGGGCGGCCAGCGAATAGTCCGGGTTGACGGCAAATGAGGCGCCGTCGAAGACCAGTTCGTCCTGGCCGCCGACCTGGTTGACATAGAGGATCGGCAGGCCGGATTCGCGCACCCGGGCGAGCACGACCTGGAGGCGGGTGTCGTAGCGCCCGGCCTCGTAGGGCGACCCGTTGAGCACGATGGCGAGTTCCGCGCCGGTCTCGGCCAGGCACTCCAGCACGTCCGGCGTCCAGACATCCTCGCAAACGGGAATGCCGATCCGGACGCCGCGGAAGTCGACCGGGCCGGGAAGGTCGCCGGCAGCGAAGACCCGCTTTTCATCGAAGACGTCGTAGTTCGGCAGGTCGTATTTGCGGCGGACGGCGAGCGTGCCGCGGTCGATCAGGACGGCGGCGTTGTAGACTTGGCTTTCGACACGCCAAGGCGATCCGAAAAGTAGCCCAGCAGGGATCGCTGTCGATTGCCTCTTAAGTCGATCGATTTCCGTATGAACAAAGTCTAGGAAAAACGCCTTCTGGACCAGATCTTCGGGGGGATAGCCCGAAAGGCACAACTCTGGGAATACAACCAGGTCCGCGCCCTTTTTCGCTGCCTCAAACCAATGCTCGAACATCATCGCCGCATTGCCGGAAACGTCGCCGACGGTCGGATTGACCTGGGCAACAGCGATGCGAAGCGAATCGGTCATGATTATCCTGATTCCCGGCGCCAAAGGTCTGCTGACGGCGTCAACGCGTC encodes:
- a CDS encoding aminotransferase class I/II-fold pyridoxal phosphate-dependent enzyme codes for the protein MDVMRAANEREAVRGDVIHLEVGQPSTGAPRGVVEAAKAAMDGDALGYTDSLGIPALREAIAGHYRDWYGVDVPVGRIAVTTGSSGGFVLSFLSAFDPGDRVATVAPGYPCYRNILGAFGIEPVILEGSAADRYQPTSALLEAAHREAPLDGLIVASPSNPTGTVLGGEEFRAISDWCATRQVRFISDEIYHGIAYGGPAPTAAAIDPDAVVINSFSKYFSMTGWRLGWMIVPPDLVRAVECLAQNLFISPPTLSQRAAVAAFDCHEECEANVAVYRRNRALLLDGLPAVGFDRLAPADGAFYLYADIAGLTNDSRDFCARMLSETGIAATPGVDFDAARGHAQMRFSYCAATADIETALERLARWRS
- a CDS encoding M48 family metalloprotease, with product MIRSFAILLAFVAGTALPATASARGLPLIRDAEIERAIRAYSAPVFATIGFGADDVRVHIVNNRRLNAFVAGGRHIFVNTGLLQEAEDAGMVIGVLAHEAGHIAGQHLTQLRSALREAHIKQILTFILAAGAGVASGDGQAAGAVASLGSSIVHGTLYRFTRSMENEADAFALATLDRMGVSAGGLAALMERLISQEALLGSLQDPYLRTHPLTRERLSRIRHHMRRSPHTAKPTPAIFRRIHARVRAKLTGFLTPPGTVIARYEGKDGAPEARYALAIAYHRAGRLDSALSTIDGLIRNAPRDAFFHELKGQILLERGLAHRASQAYATAVGLAPREALIRSAYAHALLQTGERDRVQTALRHLVDATARDKTFATGWRLRAVAHGRLEQFGESAAALAEYYLLLGDMAQVRLQVRRAERLLKPGSPGWRRIQDIKGSRLNAGPGRR
- a CDS encoding DsbA family protein, with product MVNRPIMLNRIVSLAVAIALPLGAAVTPVQADTRFDDSEKQEIRKIVRDYLIKNPEVIVEAIQEMRRRDEAAKEAATERAIAENRDALLRNAADPVGGNRKGTATVVEFFDYNCGWCKRAYPHMLAAAKADGNVRIVFKEYPILAPSSRLAARAALAAARQGKYREMHDRLMRHRGALNEAKIMAVAAQAGLDIPKLKADMAAREIEAAIDANLQLAERLGIRGTPAFVIGGKVIPGMMRARQYPAELARARKECGARNATVC
- a CDS encoding NAD+ synthase, whose protein sequence is MTDSLRIAVAQVNPTVGDVSGNAAMMFEHWFEAAKKGADLVVFPELCLSGYPPEDLVQKAFFLDFVHTEIDRLKRQSTAIPAGLLFGSPWRVESQVYNAAVLIDRGTLAVRRKYDLPNYDVFDEKRVFAAGDLPGPVDFRGVRIGIPVCEDVWTPDVLECLAETGAELAIVLNGSPYEAGRYDTRLQVVLARVRESGLPILYVNQVGGQDELVFDGASFAVNPDYSLAAQLPGFEETVAMTHWRRDGDGWVCEEGERTPPPDGLQSVYQAMVLGLRDYVRKNGFPGVILGLSGGVDSALSAAVAVDALGPDKVWTVMMPSPYTSEESLQDAAAAAALLGVRLDRIDIGPAMDAFGAMLAPQFDGREADETEENIQARSRGLALMAISNKFGHMVLSTGNKSEMSVGYATLYGDMCGGYSVLKDVYKTDVFRLCRWRNQQRPPGALGPAGRVVPERVITKPPSAELRPDQKDEDSLPPYADLDDILHCLIEENMGTEEIVARGHDLETVRRVWKMLDTAEYKRRQAPPGVKIGTRAFGKERRYPITNAFRGQI